In Streptomyces durocortorensis, a genomic segment contains:
- the ctaD gene encoding aa3-type cytochrome oxidase subunit I — MSILNEPQGAAPADDSYEDELPVRRKEPGNVVIKWLTTTDHKTIGSLYLVTSFAFFIIGGIMALFMRAELARPGTQIMSNEQFNQAFTMHGTIMLLMFATPLFAGFANWIMPLQIGAPDVAFPRLNMFAYWLYLFGSLIAVAGFLTPQGAADFGWFAYAPLNDAVRSPGIGADMWIMGLAFSGFGTILGSVNFITTIICMRAPGMTMFRMPIFTWNVLLTGVLVLLAFPVLAAALFALEADRKFGAHIFDSANGGALLWQHLFWFFGHPEVYIIALPFFGIISEVIPVFSRKPMFGYIGLIAATIAIAGLSVTVWAHHMYVTGGVLLPFFSFMTFLIAVPTGVKFFNWIGTMWKGSLSFETPMLWAVGFLITFTFGGLTGVILASPPMDFHVSDSYFVVAHFHYVIFGTVVFAMFSGFHFWWPKFTGKMLDERLGKITFWTLFVGFHGTFLVQHWLGAEGMPRRYADYLAADGFTALNTISTIASFVLGLSMLPFFYNVWKTAKYGKKIEVDDPWGYGRSLEWATSCPPPRHNFLTLPRIRSESPAFDLHHPEIAALEQLEHHSESDKALAGGKEAGK; from the coding sequence GTGAGCATCCTCAACGAACCTCAGGGTGCTGCGCCGGCAGACGACTCGTACGAGGACGAGCTGCCGGTGCGGCGCAAGGAGCCGGGAAACGTCGTCATCAAGTGGCTGACCACCACTGACCACAAGACGATCGGCTCGCTCTACCTGGTCACGTCGTTCGCGTTCTTCATCATCGGCGGAATCATGGCGCTCTTCATGCGCGCCGAGCTGGCTCGTCCCGGCACGCAGATCATGTCGAACGAGCAGTTCAACCAGGCGTTCACGATGCACGGCACGATCATGCTGCTGATGTTCGCGACGCCGCTGTTCGCCGGGTTCGCGAACTGGATCATGCCGTTGCAGATCGGCGCGCCCGATGTGGCGTTCCCGCGGCTGAACATGTTCGCGTACTGGCTGTACCTCTTCGGCTCGCTCATCGCGGTGGCGGGTTTCCTGACCCCGCAGGGTGCGGCTGACTTCGGCTGGTTCGCCTACGCGCCGCTGAACGACGCGGTCCGCTCGCCGGGCATCGGCGCCGACATGTGGATCATGGGCCTGGCCTTCTCCGGCTTCGGTACGATTCTCGGCTCGGTCAACTTCATCACCACGATCATCTGCATGCGCGCACCCGGCATGACGATGTTCCGCATGCCGATCTTCACCTGGAACGTCCTGCTGACCGGTGTGCTGGTCCTGCTGGCCTTCCCGGTTCTGGCCGCCGCGCTCTTCGCGCTGGAGGCGGACCGTAAATTCGGTGCGCATATCTTCGATTCCGCCAATGGCGGCGCGTTGCTCTGGCAACACCTCTTCTGGTTCTTCGGACACCCAGAGGTGTACATCATCGCCCTGCCGTTCTTCGGAATCATTTCCGAGGTCATCCCGGTATTCAGCCGCAAGCCGATGTTCGGCTACATCGGTCTGATCGCCGCGACGATCGCCATCGCCGGTCTTTCCGTGACGGTCTGGGCGCACCACATGTATGTGACGGGCGGCGTGCTCTTGCCGTTCTTCTCCTTCATGACCTTCCTTATCGCGGTGCCAACCGGTGTGAAGTTCTTCAACTGGATCGGCACGATGTGGAAGGGGTCCTTGTCCTTCGAGACACCGATGCTCTGGGCCGTCGGCTTCCTGATCACCTTCACCTTCGGTGGTCTGACCGGCGTCATCCTGGCCTCGCCCCCGATGGACTTCCACGTCTCGGACTCGTACTTCGTCGTCGCGCACTTCCACTACGTCATCTTCGGCACCGTGGTCTTCGCGATGTTCTCCGGATTCCACTTCTGGTGGCCGAAGTTCACCGGCAAGATGCTGGACGAGCGGCTCGGCAAGATCACGTTCTGGACGCTGTTCGTGGGCTTCCACGGCACGTTCCTGGTGCAGCACTGGCTCGGTGCCGAGGGCATGCCGCGTCGCTACGCGGACTACCTCGCCGCCGACGGCTTCACCGCTCTGAACACGATCTCGACCATCGCGTCCTTCGTGCTCGGACTGTCGATGCTGCCGTTCTTCTACAACGTCTGGAAGACCGCCAAGTACGGCAAGAAGATCGAGGTCGACGACCCGTGGGGCTACGGCCGTTCGCTGGAGTGGGCGACTTCCTGCCCGCCGCCGCGGCACAACTTCCTCACGCTGCCGCGCATCCGTTCCGAATCGCCGGCGTTCGACCTGCACCACCCCGAGATCGCGGCGCTCGAACAGCTTGAGCACCACTCCGAGTCGGACAAGGCCCTCGCCGGCGGCAAGGAGGCAGGCAAGTGA
- the ctaE gene encoding aa3-type cytochrome oxidase subunit III: MSVVATATTVETGHAHPSVNRPNLTSVGTIIWLSSELMFFAALFAMYFTLRSVTGPEYWKEMAGHLNFPFSATNTTILVLSSLTCQLGVFAAERGDVKKLRTWFIITFVMGSIFIGGQVLEYVELVKEAGLSLSSGPYGSVFYLTTGFHGLHVAGGLIAFLLVLGRTYAAKRFTHEQATSAIVVSYYWHFVDVVWIGLFATIYMIK, translated from the coding sequence ATGTCGGTCGTGGCGACAGCAACGACAGTAGAAACCGGGCACGCGCACCCGTCGGTCAATCGGCCGAACCTCACCAGCGTCGGAACCATCATCTGGTTGAGTTCCGAGCTGATGTTCTTCGCGGCCCTCTTCGCGATGTACTTCACCCTGCGATCGGTGACGGGACCCGAGTACTGGAAGGAGATGGCCGGCCATCTGAACTTCCCGTTCTCGGCGACGAACACCACGATCCTGGTGCTCTCCTCACTCACCTGCCAGCTCGGCGTCTTCGCCGCCGAGCGGGGCGATGTGAAGAAGCTCCGCACCTGGTTCATCATCACCTTCGTGATGGGGTCGATCTTCATCGGCGGCCAGGTCCTGGAGTACGTGGAACTGGTCAAGGAAGCGGGGCTCTCCCTCTCGTCCGGCCCGTACGGTTCGGTGTTCTACCTGACCACCGGCTTCCACGGACTGCATGTGGCAGGCGGTCTCATCGCCTTCCTGCTGGTTCTCGGGAGGACGTACGCGGCCAAGAGGTTCACCCACGAGCAGGCCACCTCAGCCATCGTCGTGTCCTATTACTGGCACTTCGTCGATGTCGTGTGGATCGGCCTGTTCGCCACGATCTACATGATCAAGTAA
- a CDS encoding cysteine desulfurase/sulfurtransferase TusA family protein: protein MPYFDAASAAPLHPVARQALLAALDEGWADPARLYREGRRARLLLDAAREAAAEAVGCRPDELVFTSSGTSAVHAGIAGALSGRRRVGRHLTVSAVEHSSVLHSAAAHEAAGGSFTEVPVGRSGAVDPAAYAGALRADTALACLQSANHEVGTEQPVAEVAARCADAGVPLLVDAAQSLGWGPVAGGWSLLTASAHKWGGPAGVGLLAVRKGVRFAPQGPAEERESGRAPGFENLPAIVAAAASLRAVRDEAAAESVRLRALVDRIRAVVAERVPDVEVVGDPERRLPHLVTFSCLYVDGETLLHELDRREFSVSSGSSCTSSTLEPSHVLRAMGVLSEGNIRVSLPTGTAGADVDRFLDALPGVVAEVRERLGAPASAPSVPPSPEPAASLVVDALGRRCPIPVIELAKVIGEVPVGATVTVLADDEAARLDIPAWCEMRGQEYVGEEPADRGSAYVVRRLG, encoded by the coding sequence GTGCCCTACTTCGATGCCGCCTCCGCCGCCCCCCTGCACCCCGTCGCACGCCAGGCACTGCTTGCCGCGCTGGACGAGGGCTGGGCCGATCCCGCCCGGCTGTACCGGGAGGGCCGACGCGCCCGGCTGCTGCTGGACGCGGCCCGGGAGGCCGCCGCGGAGGCGGTCGGCTGCCGTCCGGACGAGCTGGTGTTCACCTCTTCGGGGACGTCCGCGGTGCACGCGGGAATTGCCGGGGCACTTTCGGGGCGTCGGCGTGTCGGCCGCCATCTGACGGTGTCGGCGGTCGAACACTCCTCGGTGCTCCATTCGGCGGCGGCCCACGAGGCGGCGGGCGGCTCGTTCACCGAGGTGCCGGTGGGCCGGTCGGGAGCGGTGGACCCGGCGGCGTACGCCGGGGCGCTGCGGGCGGACACCGCGCTGGCCTGTCTCCAGTCGGCCAACCACGAAGTGGGCACCGAGCAGCCGGTGGCCGAGGTCGCCGCGCGCTGCGCGGATGCCGGGGTGCCGCTGCTGGTGGACGCGGCCCAGTCGCTCGGCTGGGGGCCGGTGGCGGGCGGCTGGTCGCTGCTGACGGCGAGCGCGCACAAGTGGGGCGGGCCGGCCGGGGTGGGACTGCTCGCCGTCCGCAAGGGGGTGCGCTTCGCACCCCAAGGCCCCGCCGAGGAGCGGGAGTCGGGGCGGGCGCCGGGGTTCGAGAACCTGCCCGCGATCGTGGCGGCGGCCGCCTCCCTGCGCGCCGTACGGGACGAGGCGGCGGCGGAGTCGGTGCGGCTGCGGGCCCTGGTCGACCGGATCCGGGCCGTCGTGGCGGAGCGGGTGCCCGATGTGGAGGTGGTGGGCGATCCGGAGCGGCGGCTGCCGCATCTGGTCACCTTCTCCTGTCTCTATGTCGACGGGGAGACTCTGCTGCACGAGCTGGACCGGAGGGAGTTCTCCGTATCGTCCGGTTCGTCCTGTACGAGCAGCACACTGGAGCCGAGCCATGTGCTCAGGGCGATGGGTGTGCTGTCGGAGGGGAACATCCGGGTCTCGCTGCCGACGGGCACGGCCGGGGCCGACGTGGACCGCTTCCTCGACGCGCTGCCCGGGGTGGTCGCGGAGGTGCGCGAGCGGCTCGGCGCACCGGCGTCGGCGCCCTCCGTGCCTCCCTCCCCCGAGCCTGCCGCGTCCCTGGTCGTCGACGCGCTGGGCCGCCGCTGCCCGATCCCGGTGATCGAGCTCGCAAAGGTGATCGGGGAGGTACCGGTGGGCGCCACGGTGACGGTCCTCGCCGACGACGAGGCGGCGCGCCTGGACATCCCGGCCTGGTGCGAGATGCGGGGTCAGGAGTACGTGGGCGAGGAGCCGGCGGACCGGGGCTCGGCCTATGTGGTCCGCCGGCTCGGCTGA
- a CDS encoding iron-sulfur cluster assembly accessory protein, whose product MSVSDETTTVSDGILLSDAAAAKVKALLEQEGREDLALRVAVQPGGCSGLRYQLFFDERSLDGDVVKDFDGVKVVTDRMSAPYLGGASIDFVDTIEKQGFTIDNPNATGSCACGDSFS is encoded by the coding sequence ATGTCCGTATCGGACGAGACCACCACCGTGAGCGACGGCATCCTCCTGTCCGACGCCGCCGCCGCCAAGGTCAAGGCCCTGCTGGAGCAGGAGGGCCGCGAGGACCTGGCGCTGCGCGTCGCCGTCCAGCCCGGCGGTTGCTCGGGCCTGCGCTACCAGCTCTTCTTCGACGAGCGCTCGCTCGACGGTGACGTCGTGAAGGACTTCGACGGTGTGAAGGTCGTCACCGACCGGATGAGCGCCCCGTACCTGGGCGGCGCCTCCATCGACTTCGTCGACACGATCGAGAAGCAGGGCTTCACGATCGACAACCCCAACGCCACCGGCTCCTGCGCCTGCGGCGACTCGTTCAGCTAA
- the nadA gene encoding quinolinate synthase NadA: MRDVTTAQPLDVQPTPLALLLLGREADPRSERGVECPGDLPSPSDPDLVERARVAKEKLGDKVFVLGHHYQRDEVIQFADVTGDSFKLARDAAARPEAEYIVFCGVHFMAESADILTTDAQAVVLPDLAAGCSMADMATAEQVAECWDVLTDAGVADQVVPVSYMNSSADIKAFTGRHGGTICTSSNAKRALEWAFEQGEKILFLPDQHLGRNTAVRDMGMSLTDCVVYNPHKPNGGLTAEQLRNAKMILWRGHCSVHGRFSVESVEDVRARIPGVNVLVHPECKHEVVAAADYVGSTEYIIKALEAAPRGSKWAIGTELNLVRRLANRFASEDKEIVFLDKTVCFCSTMNRIDLPHLVWTLESLADGKLVNRIEVDPETEKYAKLALERMLALP, from the coding sequence GTGCGTGACGTGACCACGGCCCAGCCCCTGGACGTACAGCCGACACCGCTCGCGCTGCTGCTGCTCGGCCGTGAGGCCGACCCGAGGAGCGAGCGCGGCGTCGAATGCCCCGGCGATCTCCCCTCCCCCTCCGACCCGGACCTGGTGGAGCGCGCCCGCGTCGCGAAGGAGAAGCTCGGGGACAAGGTGTTCGTCCTCGGCCACCACTACCAGCGCGACGAGGTCATCCAGTTCGCGGACGTCACCGGCGACTCGTTCAAGCTGGCCCGCGACGCGGCCGCGCGCCCGGAGGCGGAGTACATCGTCTTCTGCGGTGTGCACTTCATGGCCGAGTCGGCGGACATCCTGACCACCGACGCCCAGGCGGTCGTGCTGCCGGACCTGGCGGCGGGCTGCTCGATGGCCGACATGGCCACCGCCGAGCAGGTCGCGGAGTGCTGGGACGTGCTGACCGATGCCGGGGTCGCCGACCAGGTCGTGCCCGTCTCGTACATGAACTCCTCCGCGGACATCAAGGCCTTCACCGGCCGGCACGGCGGCACGATCTGTACGTCCTCGAACGCGAAGCGGGCCCTGGAGTGGGCCTTCGAGCAGGGCGAGAAGATCCTCTTCCTCCCGGACCAGCACCTGGGCCGCAACACGGCCGTGCGGGACATGGGGATGAGCCTCACGGACTGCGTCGTCTACAACCCGCACAAGCCCAACGGCGGCCTCACCGCCGAGCAGCTGCGGAACGCGAAGATGATCCTGTGGCGCGGCCACTGCTCGGTCCACGGCCGCTTCTCGGTCGAGTCGGTCGAGGACGTCCGGGCCCGGATTCCCGGGGTCAATGTGCTGGTGCACCCCGAGTGCAAGCACGAGGTCGTCGCGGCCGCGGACTACGTCGGCTCGACGGAGTACATCATCAAGGCCCTGGAGGCGGCCCCGCGCGGCTCGAAGTGGGCGATCGGCACGGAGCTGAACCTGGTCCGCCGCCTGGCGAATCGTTTCGCTTCCGAGGACAAGGAGATCGTCTTCCTCGACAAGACGGTCTGCTTCTGCTCGACGATGAACCGCATCGACCTGCCGCACCTGGTCTGGACCCTGGAGTCGCTGGCCGACGGCAAGCTGGTCAACCGGATCGAGGTCGACCCGGAGACCGAGAAGTACGCCAAGCTCGCGCTGGAGCGGATGCTGGCGCTGCCGTAG
- a CDS encoding DNA-binding transcriptional response regulator, whose translation MQATATVLVYSDDANIREQVRLAAGRRPAADVPPVEFLECATLPAVLAALDKGGVDVCVLDGETAPVGGMGVCRQIKDEIYDCPPVLLLMGRPQDAWLATWSRAESAVTLPVDPAEFPDALAALLRRRLAVEA comes from the coding sequence ATGCAGGCGACCGCCACGGTCCTGGTCTACAGCGACGACGCCAACATCCGCGAGCAGGTGAGGCTGGCAGCCGGTCGCAGGCCTGCCGCGGACGTCCCACCGGTGGAGTTCCTGGAGTGCGCGACCCTCCCGGCCGTCCTGGCGGCGCTGGACAAGGGCGGTGTGGACGTCTGCGTGCTGGACGGCGAGACGGCCCCCGTCGGCGGTATGGGCGTCTGCCGGCAGATCAAGGACGAGATCTACGACTGCCCGCCGGTGCTGCTGCTGATGGGCCGCCCGCAGGACGCGTGGCTGGCCACCTGGAGCCGCGCGGAGTCCGCGGTGACGCTCCCGGTGGACCCGGCGGAGTTCCCCGACGCGCTCGCGGCGCTGCTGCGCCGCCGGCTCGCCGTGGAGGCCTGA
- a CDS encoding carbohydrate kinase family protein, which yields MRIAVTGSIATDHLMTFPGRFADQLVADQLHTVSLSFLVDNLDVRRGGVAANICFGMGLLGTRPILVGAAGSDFDEYRAWLDRHGVETGSVRISEVLHTARFVCTTDADHNQIGSFYTGAMSEARLIELKNVADRVGGLDLVSIGADDPEAMLRHTEECRSRNIPFAADFSQQIARMDGEEIRILLDGATYLFSNEYEKGLIESKTGWSDEEILAKVGHRVTTLGARGVRIERAGEPVIEVGCPEEETKADPTGVGDAFRAGFLSGLAWGVGLERAAQVGCMLATLVIETVGTQEYTLRRTHFMDRFTKAYGHEAAAEVQQHLA from the coding sequence GTGCGTATCGCAGTCACCGGCTCCATCGCCACTGACCACCTGATGACGTTTCCCGGCCGTTTCGCCGACCAGCTGGTCGCGGATCAGCTGCACACGGTCTCCCTCTCCTTCCTGGTCGACAACCTCGACGTGCGCCGGGGCGGTGTCGCCGCCAACATCTGCTTCGGCATGGGACTGCTCGGCACCCGCCCGATCCTGGTCGGCGCGGCGGGCTCGGACTTCGACGAGTACCGCGCCTGGCTCGACCGGCACGGCGTCGAGACCGGCTCGGTGCGGATCTCCGAGGTGCTGCACACCGCCCGCTTCGTCTGCACCACCGACGCCGACCACAACCAGATCGGCTCCTTCTACACCGGCGCGATGAGCGAGGCCCGCCTCATCGAGCTGAAGAACGTCGCCGACCGCGTGGGCGGCCTCGACCTCGTCTCCATCGGCGCCGACGACCCCGAGGCGATGCTCCGCCACACCGAGGAGTGCCGCTCCCGGAACATCCCGTTCGCCGCGGACTTCTCGCAGCAGATCGCGCGGATGGACGGCGAGGAGATCCGCATCCTCCTCGACGGCGCCACGTACCTCTTCTCCAACGAGTACGAGAAGGGGCTCATCGAGTCCAAGACCGGCTGGAGCGACGAGGAGATCCTCGCCAAGGTCGGCCACCGCGTCACCACCCTCGGCGCCCGCGGTGTCCGGATCGAGCGGGCGGGCGAGCCGGTCATCGAGGTCGGCTGCCCCGAGGAGGAGACCAAGGCCGACCCCACCGGCGTCGGCGACGCCTTCCGCGCGGGCTTCCTCTCCGGCCTCGCCTGGGGCGTCGGCCTGGAGCGCGCCGCCCAGGTCGGCTGCATGCTCGCCACCCTGGTCATCGAGACGGTCGGCACCCAGGAGTACACCCTGCGCCGCACCCACTTCATGGACCGCTTCACCAAGGCGTACGGCCACGAGGCCGCAGCCGAGGTCCAGCAGCACCTGGCGTGA
- the ctaC gene encoding aa3-type cytochrome oxidase subunit II produces the protein MSPNGSDRSSRRPMRRKLPQVLTAGLVLATASGCSYNWEDFPRLGMPTPVTEEAPRILSLWQGSWAAALVTGVLVWGLILWSVFFHRRSRTKVEVPPQTRYNMPIEALYTVVPLIIVSVLFYFTARDESKLLELSDKPAHTINVVGYQWSWGFNYIEKVEGQPAAGKEIPKELSAIPDRFQKDFPEGAGGVYDVGIPGTRNPQNGNPGPTLWLPKGEKVRFVLTSRDVIHSFWVVPFLMKQDVIPGHTNVFEVTPNREGTFMGKCAELCGVDHSRMLFNVKVVSPERYQQHLKELAEKGQTGYVPAGIEQTDPARNAEKNQL, from the coding sequence GTGAGTCCCAACGGCTCCGACCGCTCGTCGCGGCGCCCGATGCGGCGGAAGCTGCCGCAGGTGCTGACTGCGGGCCTGGTCCTGGCGACGGCCTCCGGTTGTTCATACAACTGGGAGGATTTTCCCCGCCTCGGTATGCCCACCCCGGTAACGGAAGAGGCCCCTCGGATCCTCTCCCTCTGGCAAGGCTCGTGGGCGGCAGCGCTCGTCACGGGTGTCCTTGTCTGGGGGCTGATCCTCTGGAGCGTCTTCTTCCACCGGCGCAGCCGGACCAAGGTGGAGGTACCTCCGCAGACCAGGTACAACATGCCCATCGAGGCGTTGTACACAGTGGTTCCCCTCATCATCGTCTCGGTGCTCTTCTACTTCACCGCGCGTGATGAGTCGAAGCTCCTTGAGCTCTCCGACAAGCCCGCCCACACCATCAACGTGGTCGGCTACCAGTGGAGCTGGGGCTTCAACTACATCGAGAAGGTGGAAGGCCAGCCCGCTGCGGGCAAGGAGATCCCCAAGGAGCTCTCGGCCATCCCGGACAGGTTCCAGAAGGACTTCCCCGAGGGCGCCGGCGGCGTCTACGACGTGGGCATCCCCGGGACCCGTAACCCCCAGAACGGCAACCCGGGTCCGACCCTGTGGCTGCCGAAGGGGGAGAAGGTCCGCTTCGTCCTCACTTCGCGCGACGTCATCCACTCCTTCTGGGTGGTGCCGTTCCTCATGAAGCAGGACGTCATTCCGGGCCACACCAACGTGTTCGAGGTGACCCCCAACCGGGAGGGCACCTTCATGGGCAAGTGCGCCGAGCTCTGTGGCGTCGACCACTCCCGGATGCTCTTCAACGTCAAGGTCGTCTCCCCCGAGCGTTACCAGCAGCACCTCAAGGAGCTCGCTGAGAAGGGTCAGACGGGCTACGTGCCGGCGGGCATCGAGCAGACGGACCCGGCCAGGAATGCGGAGAAGAACCAACTGTGA
- a CDS encoding L,D-transpeptidase, producing the protein MNHTPRIRTVVSCTLLVVTLAAGATACGSPDGHPLSTKPYDAGDQVSFNGPSKNEKADPDKPLEVVVKGDDGRITDVSAVDTGGRHLAGELSADGRRWRSTAPLAAGTGYTVRVSTENSDGAPGVRTLSFDTSSPKKLLKVAFGPQAGTYGVGQPVTAELSAPITDKASRATVERALKVRSTPAVTGSWYWVDDKTLHYRPKEYWPANATIEVRSNLTGIKVTKSLYGAEAKPLKLTTGDRIEAVTDASDHSMTVLRNGEVINTIPVTTGKPGFSTRNGVKVVLAKEYYVRMRGESIGIAAGSSESYDLPVYYATRVTWSGEYVHAAPWSTGSHGYANVSHGCTGMSTSNAAWFFETVRQGDIVKVVGSAGEDMSPFGNGFGDWNLSWEKWQKGSALNEGVPDSPQTLQAARLRPHV; encoded by the coding sequence ATGAACCACACGCCGCGCATCCGCACCGTAGTGAGCTGCACCCTGCTGGTCGTGACCCTCGCCGCGGGTGCGACCGCCTGTGGCTCACCCGACGGCCACCCGCTCTCGACGAAGCCGTACGACGCGGGCGACCAGGTCTCCTTCAACGGCCCCTCCAAGAACGAGAAGGCCGACCCCGACAAGCCGCTGGAAGTCGTCGTCAAGGGCGACGACGGCCGCATCACCGACGTCAGCGCCGTGGACACGGGGGGCCGCCACCTGGCGGGCGAGCTCTCGGCCGACGGGCGCCGGTGGCGCTCCACCGCCCCGCTCGCGGCCGGTACCGGATACACCGTCAGGGTCTCCACCGAGAACAGCGACGGCGCCCCCGGCGTCCGTACGCTCTCCTTCGACACCTCCTCGCCCAAGAAGCTGCTGAAGGTCGCCTTCGGCCCGCAGGCAGGCACCTACGGCGTCGGACAGCCCGTCACCGCGGAACTCAGCGCCCCGATCACCGACAAGGCCTCCCGGGCCACCGTCGAGCGCGCCCTGAAGGTGCGCTCCACCCCGGCGGTCACCGGCTCCTGGTACTGGGTCGACGACAAGACGCTGCACTACCGCCCGAAGGAGTACTGGCCCGCGAACGCCACCATCGAGGTGCGCTCCAACCTCACGGGCATCAAGGTGACCAAGTCCCTCTACGGAGCCGAGGCCAAGCCCCTGAAGCTCACCACCGGCGACCGTATCGAGGCCGTCACCGACGCCTCGGACCACTCCATGACGGTCCTCCGCAACGGAGAAGTGATCAACACCATTCCGGTCACCACCGGCAAGCCCGGCTTCTCCACCCGCAACGGCGTCAAGGTGGTGCTGGCGAAGGAGTACTACGTACGGATGCGCGGGGAGAGCATCGGCATCGCGGCGGGCTCCTCCGAGTCGTACGACCTGCCGGTCTACTACGCCACCCGGGTGACCTGGAGCGGTGAGTACGTCCACGCCGCGCCCTGGTCGACCGGCTCCCACGGCTATGCCAACGTCAGCCACGGCTGCACCGGCATGAGCACCAGCAACGCCGCGTGGTTCTTCGAGACCGTGCGCCAGGGCGACATCGTCAAGGTCGTCGGCAGCGCGGGGGAGGACATGAGCCCGTTCGGGAACGGGTTCGGCGACTGGAACCTCTCCTGGGAGAAGTGGCAGAAGGGCAGTGCCCTCAACGAGGGGGTGCCGGACAGCCCTCAGACCCTCCAGGCCGCCCGGCTGCGCCCCCACGTCTGA
- a CDS encoding cytochrome c oxidase subunit 4, with translation MKIQGQMFIWLSVFILAMAVVYGVWSKEPVGTTALFLAFGLALMIGFYLAFTAKRVDAMAQDNKEADVADEAGELGFFSPHSWQPLALAVGGAFAFLGIAVGWWLMYFSAPLLLIGLFGWVYEYYRGENQTQ, from the coding sequence GTGAAGATCCAGGGACAGATGTTCATCTGGCTGAGCGTCTTCATCCTCGCCATGGCCGTCGTGTACGGCGTGTGGTCGAAGGAGCCGGTCGGCACCACGGCCCTCTTCCTGGCCTTCGGCCTGGCCCTCATGATCGGCTTCTACCTGGCCTTCACGGCCAAGCGGGTCGACGCCATGGCCCAGGACAACAAGGAGGCGGACGTCGCCGACGAGGCGGGCGAGCTGGGGTTCTTCTCCCCGCACAGCTGGCAGCCCCTCGCCCTGGCGGTCGGTGGCGCCTTCGCCTTCCTGGGCATCGCCGTCGGCTGGTGGCTGATGTACTTCTCGGCCCCGCTGCTCCTGATCGGCCTCTTCGGCTGGGTGTACGAGTACTACCGGGGTGAGAACCAGACCCAGTGA